One Ignavibacterium album JCM 16511 genomic region harbors:
- a CDS encoding NifB/NifX family molybdenum-iron cluster-binding protein yields the protein MKIALSISKHLDSTSLEVFGRSSHYFIHDTENKSDEVLSNPYYIELGGAGLQSARFLIDQNVDVLITKKIGINPLRFLTSASIKVYQSKTTRLTEVLKNYNDGKLNELRISNNNIVIGGKKKDFESSVAHNS from the coding sequence ATGAAAATTGCATTGTCAATATCAAAACATTTAGATTCCACATCGCTGGAAGTATTTGGAAGAAGCAGCCATTATTTTATCCACGATACAGAAAATAAATCAGATGAGGTATTGTCAAATCCATATTATATTGAACTAGGCGGGGCAGGGTTACAATCAGCTCGCTTTTTGATTGATCAGAATGTTGATGTTTTAATTACAAAAAAAATCGGTATTAATCCTTTACGTTTTTTAACATCGGCAAGTATAAAAGTTTACCAATCAAAGACAACCAGATTAACTGAAGTACTTAAAAATTATAACGATGGAAAGTTGAACGAGCTGAGAATTAGTAATAATAATATTGTTATTGGGGGCAAAAAAAAGGATTTTGAAAGTTCAGTTGCCCATAATAGCTAA
- a CDS encoding TonB-dependent receptor: protein MQKFTNIFLLIILLVIQIHAQDKTDAMLFGDVKSATTKEHIPYANILVKGTKLGTSADASGHFKLANLPLGKLTIIAQAVGYKPQEKEVVMQKNKAVDIFFELETDILNLGQVVVTGTRTEHFIKDVPVRTEVITMKEIDDKNASNLYEALEGTPGVIVEQQCQYCNFSMVRMQGLGAEHTQILIDGQPIYSGLAGVYGLQQIGTVDINQIEVVKGAGSALYGSSAVAGSINIVTKEPSFTPSTNIDIQLGSYNTNRYSFSSSIRNDEGNLGLNIFAEKLVEDAIDLTGPGLTINEVKNKDGISDRVSSDLTNAGIGLFIDNALFEEDKLIIKGKLINENRRGGILTDDYFKNPFTDFTESIYTKRYETQLNYKKNLGATSGIDFSIAYANHNREATNDTYLSDYMLTHNDSTPNVLDMRPYIAKENSLTSTLTFNTTIGNHNLLFGLQSFYDKLEETGMYVVVDNASNYLGQSYKSIANKSAQEFGAFLQDEWSLIDKLMIVPGVRIDKHHSEEVYNADRKVFDNYFPVSSFDETSINPRLAIKYDASDYVVIRANIGTGFRAPYGFSEDLHLCSGSPRVWKSSELKPETAISYNLSSDYYGENFRVSANLFHTDLKNKIGFSDAEKNIKALGYDYQWKNIDDAFVQGIELYAQINLTNNFNVGASFTFNQGQYKNPRLDWIGTEYESVSKYIPRFPSTTGNLKIEYNPQEWNLSLVGNFQGNMYIDYYSEDPRFASKIKKTNPFMIFNARVSKKINDFKIYAGVDNIFNYIQDERHLDDAAFMYAPVYGTMFYGGASVEIKY, encoded by the coding sequence ATGCAAAAATTTACGAACATATTTCTATTAATAATTTTATTGGTAATACAAATTCATGCTCAAGATAAAACCGATGCAATGCTATTTGGAGATGTAAAATCGGCAACAACAAAGGAACATATTCCATATGCTAATATTTTGGTAAAGGGGACCAAGTTAGGAACTTCTGCAGATGCTTCTGGACATTTCAAATTAGCGAATTTACCATTAGGAAAACTGACAATTATTGCACAAGCCGTTGGCTATAAACCACAAGAAAAAGAAGTCGTAATGCAAAAAAATAAAGCTGTCGATATTTTTTTTGAGCTTGAGACTGATATACTAAATCTTGGACAAGTTGTAGTTACAGGCACAAGAACAGAACATTTCATTAAAGATGTCCCTGTTCGAACTGAAGTTATAACAATGAAGGAGATTGATGATAAAAATGCAAGTAATCTTTACGAAGCTCTTGAAGGAACTCCAGGTGTTATCGTTGAACAACAATGTCAATATTGTAATTTTTCGATGGTTAGAATGCAGGGACTTGGTGCGGAACACACGCAAATATTAATTGACGGGCAACCAATTTATTCTGGTTTGGCTGGTGTTTATGGGTTGCAACAAATTGGAACCGTTGATATAAATCAAATAGAAGTTGTTAAAGGTGCAGGTTCAGCTTTATATGGTAGTAGCGCTGTAGCTGGTTCTATAAATATTGTAACTAAAGAACCATCTTTTACACCTTCTACAAATATTGATATTCAACTAGGAAGTTATAACACGAACAGGTATTCCTTTTCTTCTTCAATTAGAAATGATGAAGGAAATTTAGGACTAAATATTTTTGCTGAAAAATTAGTAGAGGATGCTATTGATTTAACTGGTCCCGGTTTAACAATTAATGAAGTTAAAAATAAAGATGGTATTTCTGATAGAGTTTCTTCAGATTTAACAAATGCCGGTATAGGACTTTTTATTGACAATGCTTTATTTGAAGAAGATAAATTAATTATAAAAGGGAAATTAATTAATGAAAATAGAAGAGGAGGAATATTAACAGATGATTATTTCAAAAATCCATTTACGGATTTTACTGAAAGCATTTATACAAAACGCTACGAAACACAACTGAATTATAAAAAAAATCTTGGTGCCACATCAGGAATTGATTTTTCTATTGCATACGCTAATCATAATAGAGAAGCAACAAATGATACTTATCTTAGTGATTATATGTTAACACATAACGATAGTACTCCTAATGTTCTTGATATGAGACCTTACATTGCGAAAGAAAATTCATTGACTTCAACATTAACTTTTAACACAACAATAGGAAATCATAACTTACTTTTTGGTTTACAAAGTTTTTATGATAAACTTGAAGAAACCGGAATGTACGTAGTTGTTGATAATGCAAGCAACTATTTAGGACAGTCTTACAAATCAATTGCAAATAAATCAGCACAGGAATTTGGTGCATTTTTGCAAGACGAATGGTCATTAATTGATAAGCTAATGATTGTTCCGGGTGTAAGAATAGACAAACATCATTCAGAAGAAGTGTATAATGCTGATCGTAAAGTATTTGATAATTATTTTCCTGTGAGTAGTTTTGATGAAACAAGTATAAATCCTCGTTTAGCAATTAAATATGATGCTTCTGATTATGTTGTAATTAGAGCTAATATAGGTACAGGATTTCGTGCACCATATGGTTTTTCAGAAGATCTTCATCTTTGCAGTGGTTCGCCACGTGTATGGAAATCATCTGAACTAAAACCCGAAACGGCAATAAGTTATAATCTTTCATCAGATTATTATGGTGAAAACTTTAGAGTTAGTGCAAATTTATTTCATACTGATCTAAAAAATAAAATAGGTTTTTCTGATGCAGAAAAAAATATTAAAGCCTTAGGTTACGATTATCAATGGAAAAATATTGATGATGCATTTGTGCAAGGGATAGAATTATATGCTCAAATAAACTTAACTAATAATTTTAATGTTGGAGCTTCTTTTACTTTTAACCAAGGACAATATAAAAATCCAAGGCTTGATTGGATTGGAACTGAATATGAAAGTGTAAGTAAATATATACCACGATTTCCTTCAACAACAGGTAATTTGAAAATTGAATACAATCCCCAAGAATGGAATTTAAGTCTGGTCGGTAATTTCCAGGGTAATATGTATATTGATTATTATAGTGAAGACCCAAGGTTTGCATCAAAAATTAAAAAGACAAATCCTTTTATGATTTTCAATGCTCGTGTTTCCAAAAAAATAAACGACTTTAAAATTTATGCTGGTGTAGATAATATTTTTAATTATATACAAGATGAAAGACATCTTGATGATGCTGCATTTATGTATGCACCAGTTTATGGTACAATGTTTTATGGTGGTGCTTCAGTTGAAATCAAATATTAA
- a CDS encoding PaaI family thioesterase — protein MIHKISGKQKNSKLCFVCGVKNDFGIHAHFYITENQELIALFTPTEEHQSYPGRMHGGIASAILDETIGRAILNKYETEVWGVTVELNLKYKKPIPLKQQLKVIGRITNENTRMFEGTGEIILPNGDVAVTAHGKYLKVPIEKITDFDVDDVEWKVVESENDPKEILI, from the coding sequence ATGATTCATAAAATTTCTGGTAAACAAAAAAATTCAAAACTTTGTTTTGTGTGCGGCGTAAAAAATGATTTTGGTATTCACGCACATTTTTATATAACTGAAAATCAAGAACTTATCGCTTTATTTACACCAACAGAAGAACATCAAAGTTATCCCGGAAGAATGCACGGCGGCATTGCTTCGGCTATTCTTGATGAAACAATTGGCAGAGCAATATTGAACAAATATGAAACTGAGGTTTGGGGCGTTACGGTTGAATTAAATTTAAAGTACAAAAAACCAATTCCTCTGAAACAGCAGCTAAAAGTTATTGGAAGAATTACTAATGAAAACACCAGAATGTTTGAGGGAACTGGTGAAATTATTTTACCCAATGGAGATGTTGCTGTTACCGCACATGGAAAATATTTAAAAGTACCGATAGAAAAAATAACGGATTTTGATGTTGATGATGTTGAATGGAAAGTTGTTGAGTCAGAAAATGATCCAAAAGAAATTTTGATATAA
- a CDS encoding YeeE/YedE thiosulfate transporter family protein translates to MNSEILITLILGFLFGGILQYAKLNRYNTISSLAILENYAVAKAIAVAIGVGIILINIEIGLGLASYHIKPLILGGVILGGLIFGSGMAILGYCPGTLPVSLGEGSLDALIGIIGGLFGGLIYTILLPSIQGILGPDFGKLSLNSIIGNNFVFYILSFIIGVAFIWISFFIHKKENVKDLKWLYAGIALAVLELITFSTIVSDRPIGASTTYPYLSDYSVGLTQNNYFEKIKKPGSWELIFLFGAFLSALIISIIKKEFRLTLIHTNWEKYKGSSSLKRILWAFFGGFILIIGARMADGCTSGHILSGGMQLAISSFIFAVFVFVGLLVTGKYFYKRINQ, encoded by the coding sequence ATGAATAGTGAAATATTAATAACTTTAATTTTAGGTTTTTTGTTTGGTGGAATATTGCAGTATGCTAAACTGAATAGATACAATACGATTAGCAGCTTAGCAATACTTGAAAACTATGCAGTTGCAAAAGCGATTGCAGTTGCAATTGGTGTAGGAATAATTTTAATCAATATTGAGATTGGTCTTGGGTTAGCTTCATATCATATCAAGCCACTTATTTTAGGCGGAGTGATTTTAGGTGGTCTTATCTTTGGAAGTGGTATGGCAATTCTTGGTTATTGTCCGGGAACGCTGCCCGTTTCATTGGGTGAAGGTTCATTAGATGCTTTAATTGGAATTATCGGCGGTTTATTTGGCGGGTTGATTTATACAATTTTACTTCCATCAATTCAAGGAATTTTAGGTCCAGATTTTGGTAAACTTTCACTCAATTCAATAATTGGAAATAATTTTGTTTTCTACATTCTATCGTTCATTATCGGAGTTGCATTTATCTGGATTTCTTTTTTTATTCATAAAAAAGAAAATGTAAAAGATCTTAAATGGTTGTATGCTGGAATTGCGCTTGCTGTTTTAGAACTTATAACTTTTTCTACAATAGTATCAGATCGTCCAATTGGAGCTTCAACTACTTATCCATATTTATCTGATTATTCTGTTGGATTGACACAGAATAATTATTTTGAAAAAATAAAAAAGCCAGGGAGTTGGGAATTGATTTTTTTGTTTGGGGCTTTTCTATCTGCATTAATAATCTCAATAATAAAGAAAGAATTTAGATTAACTTTAATACATACAAATTGGGAAAAATATAAAGGGAGCTCATCGCTTAAAAGAATTCTTTGGGCATTCTTTGGTGGATTTATTTTGATAATTGGTGCAAGAATGGCTGATGGTTGCACAAGCGGTCATATACTTTCTGGTGGAATGCAGCTTGCAATTAGCAGTTTTATTTTTGCAGTCTTTGTTTTTGTGGGTCTTTTAGTAACCGGGAAATATTTTTATAAAAGAATTAATCAATGA
- a CDS encoding NifB/NifX family molybdenum-iron cluster-binding protein, with product MLNKKSKKIKSVKIISSGRIAIPAMGKTLDAFVSDSLGRAPFIIIYDVETQKFESCENPGFTLKDGSGLKVSEIILENKATILLTREIGTKAYSVLMKEHIDIHLLNSGGTVNSAIKKFLTDQQ from the coding sequence ATGCTCAATAAAAAATCTAAAAAAATAAAATCAGTTAAAATAATTTCAAGTGGTAGAATAGCAATACCAGCGATGGGCAAAACACTTGATGCATTTGTAAGCGATAGTTTAGGTCGGGCTCCATTCATAATAATCTACGATGTGGAAACCCAAAAATTTGAAAGCTGTGAGAATCCGGGATTTACTTTAAAGGATGGCTCTGGTTTAAAAGTATCAGAAATTATTTTAGAAAATAAAGCAACCATATTGTTGACAAGAGAAATCGGGACAAAAGCATACTCTGTTTTAATGAAAGAACATATTGATATACATCTTTTAAATTCTGGTGGAACAGTTAATTCTGCCATAAAGAAATTCTTAACAGATCAACAATGA
- a CDS encoding TonB-dependent receptor: MSIIKLNRLFMPILLIFIFTTSNINAENFNGAIKGKVFSEDNTPLYGAHIALPSINRGAVTDGNGEFVITNLPNVNLRVVISYIGYESQILNIDLENNQIIELNVHLKPTTFNTEPVVVTGNPYAVNPLNSPQDVSTLSGREKLRSESSSLGKTLENMPGIYNLSAGSVAGKPVIRGHTGERVLILSDGVAQEYQQYGERHSPNIDAFSYDRIEVIKGAASLLYGSDAMGGAVNLIPHPFHFASDSGFDLNGDLNSGYFSNNNEYMIGLKFDGSSELFSLNGNIIKRKADNFHTPDVAPYSITQKRGDPKFTGKIPNTNFEQINGSLGLGYLSPIGIFTFQYDHFKNENNFLLPTGLPIGVGLENQIVNIKWNLPFENFIVKPKFSYQKNHRQATREGLSYTFLPDSAAVDLILNVYTARVEVENVNLFNISGTIGTEIKFYDHNNVGRVPLQPTGSFTNYAIFIFEEWQKNKLTLNIGGRFDYRDQIFYGTTTNPLLPKDDRRSYSSFSGSFGAAYKLNDQLTLTGDINRGFRTPSFFNLYVYGYHGGVFAFQIGNPNLKNETSLDFSSSLRFRNNIFNTHLTVFHNIIYNYIFLYDAPEHPLAPTPKPAFIFAQDQADARMTGLELAIDANLFDWLQLSGSYSKIKSEFTSGPWSKGGLPLMPPDRIMLSAKFLLPDLSIIKSPYFLIDGKFVSSKKAAGIYEPFGQFDDGIGPDIAFGVCSTDKYSLLDLGVGFNIYLYKQPISVDVSITNVTNEVYRDFLDTYKGYALSPGRSVNLKLNVPFVF, encoded by the coding sequence ATGTCTATCATAAAATTGAATCGGCTTTTTATGCCGATTCTTCTAATTTTTATTTTTACAACAAGTAACATTAACGCTGAAAATTTTAATGGAGCGATAAAAGGTAAAGTGTTTTCGGAAGATAACACTCCTTTATATGGTGCACACATTGCGTTACCATCAATTAACCGTGGTGCAGTTACAGATGGGAATGGTGAATTTGTAATAACTAATTTACCTAATGTTAATCTTAGGGTTGTAATTAGTTACATAGGTTATGAATCTCAAATATTAAATATAGATTTAGAAAATAACCAAATCATTGAATTAAATGTGCACCTTAAACCAACGACCTTTAATACAGAACCTGTTGTCGTAACGGGAAATCCTTATGCAGTTAATCCGCTTAACAGTCCGCAAGATGTAAGTACTTTAAGTGGCAGAGAAAAATTAAGGTCAGAATCATCATCACTTGGCAAAACTTTAGAAAATATGCCTGGCATTTATAATCTTTCTGCTGGTTCTGTCGCTGGTAAACCTGTAATACGCGGTCATACAGGGGAACGCGTTTTAATACTTAGCGATGGTGTTGCGCAAGAATATCAGCAATATGGTGAGCGCCACTCGCCTAATATTGATGCTTTTAGTTACGATCGAATTGAAGTAATAAAAGGTGCAGCAAGTTTACTTTATGGCTCTGATGCTATGGGAGGAGCGGTAAATCTAATTCCTCATCCTTTTCATTTTGCCAGTGATAGTGGATTTGATTTAAACGGTGATCTTAACAGCGGATATTTTTCGAATAATAATGAGTATATGATTGGATTAAAATTTGATGGTTCCTCTGAATTATTTTCTTTAAACGGAAATATTATTAAAAGAAAAGCTGATAATTTTCATACGCCCGATGTTGCTCCATATTCTATAACTCAAAAAAGAGGTGACCCTAAGTTTACTGGAAAAATACCGAATACAAATTTTGAACAGATAAATGGATCTTTAGGACTTGGTTATCTTTCTCCAATAGGAATATTCACCTTTCAGTATGATCATTTTAAAAACGAAAATAATTTTCTTTTGCCAACAGGCTTACCAATTGGTGTTGGTTTAGAAAATCAGATAGTAAATATTAAATGGAATTTACCCTTTGAAAATTTTATTGTTAAACCAAAATTCAGTTATCAAAAAAATCATAGGCAGGCTACTCGTGAAGGATTAAGCTATACATTTCTTCCAGACTCCGCAGCTGTTGACTTAATACTTAATGTTTACACCGCAAGAGTTGAAGTTGAAAATGTTAATCTATTTAATATATCTGGAACAATTGGAACCGAGATAAAATTTTACGATCATAATAATGTTGGAAGGGTACCATTGCAGCCTACTGGTAGTTTTACAAACTATGCAATTTTTATTTTTGAAGAATGGCAAAAAAATAAATTAACATTAAATATTGGTGGTAGATTTGATTATCGTGATCAGATATTTTACGGAACAACTACAAATCCTCTTTTGCCCAAAGATGATAGACGAAGTTACTCAAGTTTTTCAGGTTCATTTGGAGCAGCTTATAAATTAAACGATCAATTAACTTTAACGGGAGATATCAATCGTGGATTCAGAACGCCAAGTTTCTTCAATCTTTATGTTTACGGATATCACGGTGGGGTTTTTGCATTTCAGATTGGTAATCCAAATCTAAAAAACGAAACATCTTTAGATTTTAGTTCGTCTTTAAGATTTCGTAATAATATCTTTAATACACATTTAACTGTTTTTCATAACATAATTTACAATTACATTTTCCTATACGATGCACCTGAACATCCATTAGCACCAACGCCTAAACCAGCTTTTATTTTTGCGCAAGATCAAGCAGATGCAAGAATGACGGGATTAGAATTAGCCATTGATGCAAATTTGTTCGATTGGCTTCAGCTTTCAGGAAGTTATTCTAAAATTAAAAGTGAATTTACTAGTGGTCCTTGGAGTAAAGGTGGATTACCATTAATGCCGCCAGATAGAATAATGCTTAGCGCAAAATTTTTGCTTCCTGATTTAAGTATTATTAAATCTCCATATTTTCTAATTGATGGTAAGTTTGTGTCAAGTAAAAAAGCAGCGGGAATTTATGAACCATTCGGACAATTTGATGATGGAATTGGTCCCGATATTGCATTTGGAGTTTGCTCAACCGATAAATATAGTCTTTTGGATTTAGGTGTTGGCTTTAATATTTACTTATATAAACAGCCAATAAGTGTTGATGTATCAATTACAAATGTTACAAATGAAGTTTACAGAGATTTTCTTGATACATATAAAGGTTATGCCTTATCACCGGGAAGAAGTGTAAACCTAAAACTAAATGTGCCTTTCGTTTTCTAA
- a CDS encoding DUF5320 domain-containing protein → MPNFDGTGPMGQGAMTGRRRGRCINTKEAQSSETNQTLENNNIVYGLGRGGRPRGGGFGNRFGGGYGKGQGRGRGRGFGNK, encoded by the coding sequence ATGCCAAACTTTGATGGAACAGGACCAATGGGTCAAGGAGCAATGACAGGAAGAAGAAGAGGTCGTTGCATTAATACAAAAGAAGCACAATCAAGTGAAACAAATCAAACCTTAGAAAACAATAATATTGTTTATGGGCTTGGACGCGGAGGAAGACCACGCGGTGGTGGATTTGGAAATCGCTTTGGCGGAGGTTATGGTAAAGGTCAAGGCAGAGGACGTGGAAGAGGATTTGGGAATAAATAA
- a CDS encoding putative manganese transporter — MIATILNLIKESIQISLLVAVMMILVDLLNVVTKNKLESFFINARKFKQYVLASLIGTVPGCIGGFTNVSLYIHGLISFGALAGAMVAVSGDEAFVMLAMFPKQAIILFAILFVIGIFSGWLIDIIVKKYKIPTCENCKEMVVHPKEKSFKHYVKEHIWGHIIKKHLWKTALWTFGALAVVEFGLKYLHLEEFTSQYKIVFLFVGALVGLIPESGPHLIFVTLFAQGLIPFSVLLTSSIVQDGHGMLPMLSYSFKDSMKLKAFNFVIGITIGLIFYFIGF, encoded by the coding sequence ATGATTGCTACAATTTTAAATCTTATAAAAGAATCCATCCAAATATCATTGCTAGTTGCAGTGATGATGATTTTAGTTGATTTGTTAAATGTTGTAACTAAAAATAAACTTGAATCATTTTTTATTAATGCAAGAAAGTTCAAACAATATGTATTAGCATCTTTAATTGGAACAGTACCTGGTTGTATCGGAGGATTTACCAATGTTTCTCTTTATATACATGGATTAATCAGTTTTGGTGCACTCGCAGGAGCGATGGTTGCTGTTTCCGGTGATGAAGCATTCGTTATGTTAGCAATGTTTCCTAAACAAGCAATTATCCTTTTTGCCATTCTTTTTGTGATAGGAATTTTTAGCGGATGGTTGATAGATATAATTGTTAAAAAATATAAAATTCCTACTTGTGAAAATTGTAAGGAAATGGTTGTGCATCCAAAAGAGAAAAGTTTTAAGCATTATGTGAAAGAACATATCTGGGGACACATAATTAAAAAACATCTTTGGAAAACTGCACTCTGGACATTTGGTGCGCTTGCTGTTGTTGAGTTTGGATTAAAATATTTACATCTGGAAGAATTTACTTCACAATATAAAATTGTTTTTCTATTTGTTGGAGCGTTAGTTGGTTTAATACCTGAATCTGGTCCGCATTTAATTTTTGTTACACTCTTTGCACAAGGATTAATTCCTTTTTCAGTTTTACTTACTAGTTCAATCGTTCAAGATGGTCACGGAATGCTTCCGATGCTATCTTATTCATTTAAGGATTCAATGAAACTGAAAGCGTTCAACTTTGTAATAGGAATAACGATAGGTTTAATATTTTATTTTATAGGATTTTGA
- a CDS encoding pyruvoyl-dependent arginine decarboxylase: MYVPTKIFFTKGVGKHKDYLSSFELALRNAGIEKCNLVSVSSIFPPGCKRVSKEEGLKELKPGQITFAVMARNSTNEPNRLIASSIGVAIPADNSQYGYLSKFHPFGVKEKTAGDYAEDLAAQMLATTLGVDFNPESDWNEREQEFKMSGKIVKTFNITQTAEGDRTGLWTTVIAAAILLPHSG, encoded by the coding sequence TTGTACGTTCCAACAAAAATATTTTTTACCAAAGGAGTCGGTAAACATAAAGATTATCTCAGCTCTTTTGAGCTAGCATTAAGAAATGCGGGAATTGAAAAATGTAATTTAGTTTCTGTCAGCAGCATTTTCCCACCTGGCTGCAAAAGGGTAAGCAAAGAAGAAGGATTAAAAGAATTAAAACCTGGTCAAATAACTTTTGCAGTGATGGCAAGAAATTCTACGAATGAACCGAACCGACTGATAGCTTCATCCATTGGTGTTGCGATCCCAGCAGACAATTCTCAGTATGGATATCTTTCTAAATTTCATCCTTTTGGTGTTAAAGAAAAAACGGCAGGGGATTATGCTGAAGATTTAGCAGCACAAATGCTTGCGACTACACTTGGTGTTGATTTTAATCCGGAATCAGATTGGAATGAACGCGAACAGGAATTTAAAATGTCAGGTAAAATCGTTAAAACATTTAACATCACACAAACTGCCGAAGGTGATAGAACCGGTTTGTGGACAACTGTTATTGCAGCTGCAATTTTATTGCCTCACTCAGGTTGA
- a CDS encoding isoamylase early set domain-containing protein — protein MAIKKEYSRDKKICRVTFTLPKEICANFDEISVVGDFNNWETHHHKFTQKNSDGSSSIDIELEAGNEYKFRYLCDGQIWLNEPEADAETLTHFGDSKNSVLII, from the coding sequence ATGGCTATAAAAAAAGAATACTCCCGAGACAAAAAAATTTGTCGTGTTACATTCACTTTACCAAAAGAAATTTGCGCAAATTTTGACGAAATAAGTGTTGTAGGTGATTTTAATAATTGGGAAACACATCACCACAAATTTACACAAAAAAACTCTGACGGTTCATCATCAATTGATATTGAACTTGAAGCTGGCAATGAATACAAATTTAGATATTTATGTGATGGACAAATTTGGTTAAATGAACCAGAGGCAGACGCTGAAACATTAACTCATTTTGGTGATTCAAAAAATTCCGTGCTGATAATCTGA
- a CDS encoding class I SAM-dependent methyltransferase, with the protein MKQNKTHWYDGWFYDKFIAPNQDRLFSLIKNLVEPNSTILDVGCGTGRFSFTIADKSKSVLGIDLSSRNIEKAKSNLAKNPNGKISFLHSDISKLIMNNHHFDYAVMTYVIHEVNEEERIKLLKDISSVADKIIIGDYLVPKPNEFWSTLIEVVEFVAGSEHYRNYKNYVRNGGLKDLANKAGLKIIKEIKNKPSTSHLVVLTK; encoded by the coding sequence ATGAAACAAAATAAAACTCATTGGTACGATGGTTGGTTTTATGATAAATTCATAGCTCCAAATCAAGATAGATTATTTTCGCTAATTAAAAATTTAGTTGAACCAAATTCTACAATTCTTGATGTTGGTTGCGGAACAGGAAGATTTTCATTCACCATAGCTGATAAAAGTAAATCTGTTTTAGGAATAGATTTATCATCACGAAATATTGAAAAAGCAAAATCGAATCTTGCAAAAAATCCAAATGGAAAAATTTCTTTCTTGCATTCAGATATTTCAAAATTGATTATGAATAATCATCATTTTGATTATGCTGTGATGACTTATGTAATTCACGAAGTAAATGAAGAAGAACGAATTAAACTTTTAAAAGATATTTCAAGTGTTGCAGATAAAATTATAATTGGGGATTATCTTGTTCCTAAGCCAAATGAATTTTGGAGTACATTGATTGAAGTTGTTGAATTTGTAGCTGGAAGTGAACATTATCGAAATTATAAAAATTATGTTCGCAATGGTGGATTGAAAGATTTAGCAAACAAAGCTGGATTAAAAATTATCAAAGAAATAAAAAATAAACCATCAACAAGTCATCTTGTAGTTTTAACAAAGTGA
- a CDS encoding radical SAM protein, whose product MIVFGPIPSRRLGRSLGINNIPPKICSYSCVYCQIGTTNSMSIDRKEFYSCEEIVNEVSEKVKQLQNNNEQIDYLTFVPDGEPTLDKNLGREIELLKPLGIKIAVITNSSLLWDEKVRRDLFGADWVSVKIDTVDEDIWHKIDRPNGKLELENILTGIKSFASEFKATFVTETMLVNGLNDSPESLRKTVEFISGINPDKSYILVPTRPPAEKFVEPPTEENINVAYQIFDKTLNNVELLIGNEGTDFTYSSDAEKELISILAVHPMRSDAVEMFLRKANSDWDLIENLINKNILKKVSYSGETFLVKNIKSKLKGS is encoded by the coding sequence ATGATAGTTTTTGGTCCAATTCCATCACGAAGATTAGGTAGAAGTTTAGGTATAAATAATATTCCACCAAAGATTTGCAGTTATTCTTGTGTTTATTGTCAAATCGGGACAACGAATTCAATGTCAATAGATCGAAAAGAATTTTATTCCTGCGAGGAAATTGTTAATGAGGTTTCTGAAAAAGTAAAACAATTACAGAACAATAATGAACAGATTGATTATCTAACATTTGTCCCTGATGGAGAACCAACGCTTGATAAAAATCTTGGAAGAGAAATTGAATTATTAAAACCACTTGGAATAAAAATCGCAGTTATTACTAATTCATCTTTGCTGTGGGATGAAAAAGTAAGAAGAGATTTGTTTGGTGCTGATTGGGTATCAGTAAAAATTGATACAGTTGATGAAGACATTTGGCATAAGATTGATAGACCAAATGGAAAACTTGAACTAGAAAATATATTAACAGGCATAAAATCATTTGCATCCGAATTTAAGGCAACATTTGTAACCGAGACAATGCTTGTTAATGGATTAAATGATAGTCCTGAATCTTTGAGAAAAACCGTAGAATTTATTTCTGGAATTAACCCGGACAAATCTTATATACTGGTACCAACTCGTCCGCCGGCAGAAAAATTTGTTGAGCCGCCGACAGAAGAAAATATAAATGTTGCATACCAAATATTTGATAAAACATTGAATAATGTTGAGCTCCTAATTGGTAATGAAGGAACAGATTTTACTTATTCGTCAGATGCAGAAAAAGAATTGATCAGTATTCTTGCGGTTCATCCGATGCGAAGCGATGCTGTGGAAATGTTCCTGAGAAAAGCTAATTCAGATTGGGACTTGATTGAAAATTTAATAAACAAAAATATTTTGAAGAAAGTTAGTTATTCCGGCGAAACATTTTTGGTAAAAAATATAAAATCAAAACTAAAAGGAAGTTGA